The sequence TACGACTCAGGGGTCATGGCTAACTCGCCAAAACTGCGCGCTTCTTTATCAAGTCCTGCTTCCTGACCTCTCTCAATACCCTCACGTACTGTCTGTATGATCTTATCAATGGCCGGGTAGTTACCTTGTGCTTTCTTCTGCGCCTGTTCACCCGCCTTTTTGAAAATAATATCGCGACCGAATTTAGTGGCTTCCAGCAATTTACTAAAGCCTTTTAATGGCGGCTTACTTGCTTTGGGTTTGCGTTTCAGTGCATGCTCAACCGCCACATCCAGTAAAATACTTTGCGGCACAACTTCTGTTGCTAAGCCCGCTTTCTTCGCTTGTTTAGCGCGCAATTGCTTGCCGGTTAGCATCATCGTTAAGCCCTGCTGAATACCCACCAGACGCGGCAGACGCTGCGTGCCACCACTGCCTGGCAGAAGGCCTAACTGCACTTCCGGTAAACCAAGCACAGTCTTTGAGTTATCCGTACAAACACGGACATGACATGCCATAGCAAGCTCAAGTCCACCACCAAGGCATGCACCATTAATAGCGGCCACGACTGGCACATCCAACTGTTCAATACGGTCAAACATGGCTTGCCCCTTACGAGCCAGGCTTTCTGTATCCGCAGCGGTTTCGCAGTCGTTGATCATATTAATATCAGCGCCGGCAATGAACGAGCCGGGTTTACCACTGATAAAAACAACGCCCTTAATTGAACTGTCGCTTTCCAGTTTGTTCAACAGCGAACCGACTTCATCCGCAAATGAGTCTTTTAAGGTATTCATCGACTCACCCGGAACATCAATTGTGACAACAGCTACGCCGTCGTCGCGTATATCCATCGTGAATGCTTTATCCTGACTCATTATTCTGTCTCCACAATCATTGCAGCACCTAATCCACCCGCGGCACAGGCTGTTGTCAAACCGACACCACCGCCGCGTCGACGTAATTCATTCAACGTTTGCGTAATCATACGCGTACCGGTTGCTGCAAACGGGTGTCCATAGGCAATTGAGCCGCCCAGTACGTTAAATTTATCCATATCAATGTCGCCAATGGCTTTGTCACGTCCTAGCTTTTCCTTCGCAAACTTGTCACTAGCGAACATTTTCATATTGGCTAGTGTTTGTGCTGCAAAAGCTTCATGCATATCAATTAAATCAAGATCGTTTAGCGTCATGCCCGCTCTGTCGAGCGCAACTGGCGTAGAATAAGACGGCCCCATCAGCATATCTTCTTCGACCTGCAGCGCCGCAAAGGCGTAGCTGCGTAAATATCCCAGCACAGGTAGCCCTAACTCTTTTGCCCGACTTTCCGTCATCATTAATACCGCCGAGGCACCATCGGTTAACGGTGTACTGTTAGCGGCTGTAACTGAGCCATGTTTGCGATCAAACACTGGCTTCAACTTGGACAGTTTATCGACCTGGCTGTCACCACGAATATTGTTGTCGCGGCTTAAGTACTTTTTATAAGGTTCTGGGTAGGCGGTCATAACTTCACTGTCCAACCAACCTGCTTCCCAGGCAGCATGTGCTTTTTGATGCGAGCGTACAGTCAGTTCGTCCTGGTCAGCACGACTGATACTGTGCGTTTTTGCCATTTGCTCTGCGGTTTGCCCCATACTCAGCCCGGTTGAATACTCAGCCACAGCAGGCGGCACTGGCATTAAGTCTTTAAACCTAAGACGTTTTAAAATCGATAAGCGCTGGCCCAGTGTCTTGGCTTTATTAAGATCAACCAACGCGCGAGCTAAGCGTTTACTCACACCTATAGGCAATACCGACGAAGAATCAGCACCGCCGGCAATACCACCGCGAATATGTCCGGCAATCATTGCTTCTGCAATATTAACCGCAGACTGAAAGCTCGTTGCACACGCACGTGACACACTGTAAGCGTCGGTGTTCACTGGCAAGCTGGTGCCTAACACAATTTCACGGGCAATATTCGGCGCTTCCGGCATTTGAACGACTTGCCCGAATACCAATTGTTCGACCCAGTCGCCTTCAATACCGGTTTTATTGACCAGCTCCTGAACAACCATTTTTCCCAGGTCAACCGCCGGCACGCCATGAAATTCTGTTGCCTGCTTAGCAAACGGCGTTCGTAACCCCGACACAAAGGCGATACGTTCACCGTTAACGGTACGCACTTGCTGTGCTTCTGACATAACTTTTCCTCGCTTCATCAACCATTACTGGTCTGACCACAAAATATGTTACAAATTCTAGCGCTTAATAGAGCAGATTAAAACCTTCGTTTTCGGTACAGTATGGCAATACAATTGAAAATTCGGAACAAAGACTACATTGTTACTGTCATTGCATAAACGGTACTGACAGCATAGTCACTTTTCACCGGATTCGACAGCCTGGAGTCAAGATGTCATCGACAGCATTTCAACAATTACAAGACTACCTGAATCAGCAGGTTCTGGGACAACCCGACTTTACCCGTAATTTATTAATCGCGGTATTAGCCGATGGACACTTATTGGTGGAAGGACCGCCAGGCCTTGCCAAAACTCGCGCAGTGCAGAGCTTAGCGAATGGCATTGAGGGCGATTTTCACCGTATTCAGTTTACTCCCGACTTACTACCCGCTGACTTGACCGGTACGGATATTTACCGTCCCGAGACCGGGACTTTTGAGTTCCAACAAGGTCCTTTGTTCCATAACTTGATTTTAGCGGATGAGATTAACCGGGCTCCGGCCAAGGTTCAGTCAGCGTTGCTGGAGGCTATGGCCGAACGCCAAATTACCGTGGGACAACGCAGTTATCCGCTGTCTGACTTATTTATGGTGCTGGCAACACAAAACCCGTTAGAGCAGGAAGGCACCTATCCGCTTCCTGAGGCACAATTAGACCGCTTCTTAATGCATTTAAAGCTGGACTATCCTGACGCAGAAACAGAGCAAAAAATTCTCAGACTGACCCGCGGGGAAGCGCTCAACGAGCAAATGCCAGCGCCCAAACCGCTGACGCAGGCAGACTTATTCAATGCTCGTAAAGAAGTGTTGGAAGTTTACCTGGACGACGCCGTAGAGAATTATTTAGTTCAGTTAATTATCGCCACTCGCCAACCTCAGCACTATGACGCCAACCTGGCTTCATGGATTGGTTATGGCGCCAGCCCGCGTGCCACTATTTCATTAGAGCGCTGCGCACGCGCTCAAGCTTGGTTGGCAGGTCGTGACTTTGTCACGCCAGACGATGTTATGTCCATTTGCCATAACGTATTACGCCATCGAATCATACTGAGCTACCAGGCTGAAGCTGACGGCGTCACACACGATCAAGTTATCGACACCATACTGAAACTGGTGCCAGCGCCGTAATGCCTCAACTGGACGTTTCACAATGGCTAAGACAACTGCATACCGATGGTATTTCGCTCGGTATGCAGGAGCTCATGTATTATCGCAGTAAAATTGCCGCTTTTGCTAAGCATAAAAAAACGCTGCCTAGAACAACGGTGTCCGGCCCTTTACTCAGTAAAGTTCGAGGACGCGGTATGGAATTTGACGAAGTGAGGCATTATCAGGCCGGCGACGACATTCGTGCTATTGACTGGCGCGTGACAGCAAGAACCGGTAAAGCCCATACCAAGCTGTACCGGGAAGAAAAAGAAAAGCCCGTGTTCATTTGGGTCGATTTGTCATTGTCTCAGTTATTTGGCAGTGAGTTTGTATTTAAGTCGGTCCAGGCTGCGCACCTTGCTGCGGCCATTGCCTGGCAGGCGCAGCACAAAGGTGACCGTGTCGGCGGACTCATTAGCAATGGCTGGCTTCATAATGAATTTAAACCGGCCGCACGCCAACAAGGCGTATTACGGCTATTGCACGGTCTTGTTGACGTGAGTAGAGATAGCTTAGCGCGCTGGCAGAAAAAGGGGCCGGCTCCCGCAGAGCCTATGTCCGAATCGTTAAAGCGATTACGTCAACTGGTTAAGCCCGGCAGTATTATTCATGTTATTAGTGATTTTCATAATGCCGACAAAAACATTGTTGATGGGCTGCAAGTGTTATCGAAACATAACATGGTGCGTTGCTACGGTGTTTATGATCCTATGGAAAAAGCGCTTCCTCAAGGACATTCCATTCAGCCTTTAGCTGTGTCTAATGGTCAACAACAAGTCGATATCGACTTAACCAATAAGCGTCAGACAGACACATACGAAAAAGCGGCCCAGAGCCACTGGCAGGCGCTTGAAAAGAGTTTTGCAAACCGGCAGCTGCTGTTTACACCGGTGAGCAGTGCGCAACCGATTGAAGTACAGTGGAGCGATATTTCATGATACAACAAGCATCGCTCAGTCAGCTCAATGACATTGTCCCGCCGGCTGATGCCAGTTGGTGGCCACCGACTTGGTGGAGCCTTGGTGCCGCCTTACTATTCATCGCAATTGTCGCGTCCATTAGCTATTGGTTGGTTCAACGGCGGTTAAGGGCGCGGGCTCGTCGTGAAGCCTACAAGCAATTACAAACATTAACGCCAGCCACCACTGAGCAAATCACCCGATTACTTAAGCGCGTGGCGCTTGTATATTATCCTCAGCAAAGGGTTTCTAACTTACACGGACAAGAGTGGATCGCGTTTTTACTCTCAGGTATGAGCGAAAAGTCGCAGCAAAACTTTAACGCGGAATTACAGCAGTACGACATTAATAGCGAGCTATACGGACAAGCAAGTAATGCATTTTGTGAGCTATACAAAGCAGTTGGCTGCCAATGGTTGCAGTTAGACCTGAGTAAAATGCCGGGAGAGCACAATGTTTGAGTTTGCCTGGCCCTGGATGTTTCTTTTATTACCACTACCGGCATTGGTCTGGTGGTTAATACCCACTCGCAAGAACACCCGCTCGGCTATTCGGCTGCCCAACTTATATGGGCTGTCCAGTGAGCAGCAAACTTTAAAGAGCCAGTGGCTTTTCTTAACGGTACTAGCCATTGCCTGGGTGTCGCTCGTTTCA comes from Idiomarina sp. X4 and encodes:
- the fadI gene encoding acetyl-CoA C-acyltransferase FadI, with the protein product MSEAQQVRTVNGERIAFVSGLRTPFAKQATEFHGVPAVDLGKMVVQELVNKTGIEGDWVEQLVFGQVVQMPEAPNIAREIVLGTSLPVNTDAYSVSRACATSFQSAVNIAEAMIAGHIRGGIAGGADSSSVLPIGVSKRLARALVDLNKAKTLGQRLSILKRLRFKDLMPVPPAVAEYSTGLSMGQTAEQMAKTHSISRADQDELTVRSHQKAHAAWEAGWLDSEVMTAYPEPYKKYLSRDNNIRGDSQVDKLSKLKPVFDRKHGSVTAANSTPLTDGASAVLMMTESRAKELGLPVLGYLRSYAFAALQVEEDMLMGPSYSTPVALDRAGMTLNDLDLIDMHEAFAAQTLANMKMFASDKFAKEKLGRDKAIGDIDMDKFNVLGGSIAYGHPFAATGTRMITQTLNELRRRGGGVGLTTACAAGGLGAAMIVETE
- a CDS encoding AAA family ATPase, whose product is MSSTAFQQLQDYLNQQVLGQPDFTRNLLIAVLADGHLLVEGPPGLAKTRAVQSLANGIEGDFHRIQFTPDLLPADLTGTDIYRPETGTFEFQQGPLFHNLILADEINRAPAKVQSALLEAMAERQITVGQRSYPLSDLFMVLATQNPLEQEGTYPLPEAQLDRFLMHLKLDYPDAETEQKILRLTRGEALNEQMPAPKPLTQADLFNARKEVLEVYLDDAVENYLVQLIIATRQPQHYDANLASWIGYGASPRATISLERCARAQAWLAGRDFVTPDDVMSICHNVLRHRIILSYQAEADGVTHDQVIDTILKLVPAP
- a CDS encoding DUF58 domain-containing protein, which gives rise to MPQLDVSQWLRQLHTDGISLGMQELMYYRSKIAAFAKHKKTLPRTTVSGPLLSKVRGRGMEFDEVRHYQAGDDIRAIDWRVTARTGKAHTKLYREEKEKPVFIWVDLSLSQLFGSEFVFKSVQAAHLAAAIAWQAQHKGDRVGGLISNGWLHNEFKPAARQQGVLRLLHGLVDVSRDSLARWQKKGPAPAEPMSESLKRLRQLVKPGSIIHVISDFHNADKNIVDGLQVLSKHNMVRCYGVYDPMEKALPQGHSIQPLAVSNGQQQVDIDLTNKRQTDTYEKAAQSHWQALEKSFANRQLLFTPVSSAQPIEVQWSDIS
- a CDS encoding DUF4381 domain-containing protein, encoding MIQQASLSQLNDIVPPADASWWPPTWWSLGAALLFIAIVASISYWLVQRRLRARARREAYKQLQTLTPATTEQITRLLKRVALVYYPQQRVSNLHGQEWIAFLLSGMSEKSQQNFNAELQQYDINSELYGQASNAFCELYKAVGCQWLQLDLSKMPGEHNV